Proteins encoded within one genomic window of Schaalia sp. HMT-172:
- the greA gene encoding transcription elongation factor GreA: protein MADTQWLTQAQYDLLANELKERVEVKRVEIARLIDAARQEGDLRENGGYHAARNEQSMNETRIQALQDMLEHAEVGETPADDGIVEPGMVVTALVAGREQTFLLGSRDAGGDLGIQVFSAQAPLGAAVIGHKAGDKLSFEAPTGRMIDVEILDAKPFEG, encoded by the coding sequence ATGGCCGACACTCAGTGGCTCACGCAGGCACAATACGACCTGCTCGCAAACGAGCTCAAGGAACGCGTCGAGGTCAAGCGCGTCGAAATCGCCCGACTCATCGACGCCGCCCGCCAGGAGGGCGACCTGCGCGAGAACGGCGGCTACCACGCCGCCCGCAACGAGCAGTCGATGAACGAGACGCGCATCCAGGCCCTCCAGGACATGCTCGAACACGCCGAGGTCGGGGAGACCCCCGCTGACGACGGCATCGTCGAGCCCGGCATGGTCGTCACCGCCCTGGTGGCCGGCCGCGAGCAGACATTCCTCCTGGGGTCGCGCGACGCCGGCGGCGACCTGGGCATCCAGGTCTTCTCCGCCCAAGCCCCCCTGGGCGCCGCCGTCATCGGCCACAAGGCCGGCGACAAGCTCTCCTTCGAGGCCCCCACCGGCCGCATGATCGACGTCGAAATCCTCGACGCCAAGCCCTTCGAGGGCTGA